A genomic region of Saccopteryx bilineata isolate mSacBil1 chromosome 1, mSacBil1_pri_phased_curated, whole genome shotgun sequence contains the following coding sequences:
- the GRK2 gene encoding beta-adrenergic receptor kinase 1: MADLEAVLADVSYLMAMEKSKATPAARASKRIVLPEPSIRSVMQKYLEDRGEVTFEKIFYQKLGYLLFRDFCLKHLEEAKALVEFYEEIKKYEKLETEEERLGCSREIFDTYIMKELLACSHPFSKSATEHVQGHLVKRQVPPDLFQPYIEEICHNLRGDVFQKFIESDKFTRFCQWKNVELNIHLTMNDFSVHRIIGRGGFGEVYGCRKADTGKMYAMKCLDKKRIKMKQGETLALNERIMLSLVSTGDCPFIVCMSYAFHTPDKLSFILDLMNGGDLHYHLSQHGVFSEADMRFYAAEIILGLEHMHNRFVVYRDLKPANILLDEHGHVRISDLGLACDFSKKKPHASVGTHGYMAPEVLQKGVAYDSSADWFSLGCMLFKLLRGHSPFRQHKTKDKHEIDRMTLTMAVELPDSFSPELRSLLEGLLQRDVHRRLGCLGRGAQEVKESPFFHSLDWQMVFLQKYPPPLIPPRGEVNAADAFDIGSFDEEDTKGIKLLDSDQELYRNFPLTISERWQQEVAETVFDTINAETDRMETRKKTKNKQLGHEEDYALGKDCIMHGYMSKMGNPFLTQWQRRYFYLFPNRLEWRGEGEAPQSLLTMEEIQSVEETQIKERKCLLLKIRGGKQFVLQCDSDPELVQWKKELRDAYREAQQLVQRVPKMKNKACSPVVGLSKVPVVQRGSANGL; the protein is encoded by the exons GGTACCTGCTCTTCCGAGACTTCTGCCTGAAACACCTGGAGGAGGCCAAGGCCTTGGTGGAGTTCTACGAGGAG ATCAAGAAATAtgagaagctggaaacggaggagGAGCGCCTAGGTTGCAGCCGGGAGATCTTTGACACCTACATCATGAAGGAGCTGCTGGCCTGCTCTCAC cccttctccaaaAGTGCCACTGAGCACGTCCAAGGACACCTGGTGAAGAGGCAGGTGCCTCCGGACCTCTTCCAG cCCTACATCGAGGAAATTTGTCACAATCTCCGAGGGGATGTGTTCCAGAAGTTCATTGAGAG CGATAAATTCACACGGTTTTGCCAGTGGAAGAATGTGGAGCTAAACATTCAC CTGACCATGAACGACTTCAGCGTGCACCGCATCATCGGTCGAGGGGGCTTTGGCGAGGTCTATGGGTGCCGGAAGGCCGACACGGGCAAGAT gtatGCCATGAAGTGTCTGGACAAAAAGCGTATCAAGATGAAGCAGGGGGAGACTCTGGCCCTGAACGAGCGCATCATGCTGTCCCTCGTCAGCACTGGG GACTGCCCGTTCATTGTCTGCATGTCGTATGCATTCCACACACCGGACAAGCTCAGCTTCATCCTAGATCTCATGAATG GTGGGGACCTGCACTACCACCTGTCCCAGCACGGGGTCTTCTCCGAGGCCGACATGCGCTTCTACGCAGCTGAGATCATCCTGGGCCTGGAGCACATGCACAACCGCTTCGTTGTCTACAGGGACCTGAAG CCGGCCAACATCCTGCTGGACGAGCATGGTCATGTGCGCATCTCAGACCTGGGCCTGGCCTGCGACTTCTCCAAGAAGAAGCCCCATGCCAGCGT GGGCACCCACGGGTACATGGCCCCGGAGGTGCTGCAGAAGGGCGTGGCCTACGACAGCAGTGCCGACTGGTTCTCCCTGGGCTGCATGCTCTTCAAGCTGCTGCGGGG GCACAGTCCCTTCCGGCAGCACAAGACCAAAGACAAGCACGAGATTGACCGCATGACATTGACAATG GCTGTGGAGCTGCCTGACTCCTTCTCCCCTGAGCTGCGTTCCTTGCTGGAGGGGCTCCTGCAGAGGGATGTCCACCGGAGACTTGGCTGCCTGGGCCGAGG GGCCCAGGAGGTGAAGGAGAGCCCCTTCTTCCACTCCCTGGACTGGCAGATGGTCTTCTTGCAGAAG TACCCTCCCCCACTGATCCCTCCACGCGGGGAGGTGAACGCGGCTGATGCCTTCGACATCGGCTCCTTTGATGAGGAGGACACAAAAGGAATCAAG TTACTAGACAGCGACCAGGAGCTCTACCGCAACTTCCCCCTCACCATCTCCGAGCGGTGGCAGCAGGAGGTGGCAGAGACCGTCTTCGACACCATCAACGCTGAGACAGACCGAATGGAGACTcgcaagaaaaccaaaaacaagcaGCTAGGCCATGAGGAAG ACTACGCCCTGGGCAAGGACTGCATCATGCACGGCTACATGTCCAAGATGGGCAACCCCTTCCTGACCCAGTGGCAGCGGCGGTACTTCTATCTGTTCCCCAACCGGCTAGAGTGGCGGGGCGAGGGCGAGGCTCCG CAGAGCCTGCTGACCATGGAGGAGATCCAGTCTGTGGAGGAGACTCAGATCAAGGAGCGGAAGTGCCTCCTTCTCAAGATCCGCGGTGGGAAACAGTTCGTTCTACAGTGTGAT AGCGACCCGGAGCTGGTGCAGTGGAAGAAGGAGCTGCGGGACGCCTACCGCGAGGCCCAGCAGCTGGTGCAGCGAGTGCCCAAGATGAAGAACAAGGCCTGCTCGCCCGTGGTGGGGCTCAGCAAGGTGCCGGTGGTGCAGCGCGGCAGCGCCAACGGCCTCTGA
- the ANKRD13D gene encoding ankyrin repeat domain-containing protein 13D isoform X2, with the protein MAGPGPTFPLHRLVWANRHRELEAALHSRQHDIEQEDPRGRTPLELAVSLGNLESVRVLLRHNANVGKESCQGWAVLQEAVSTGDPEMVQLVLQYRDYQRATQRLAGIPELLNKLRQAPDFYVEMKWEFTSWVPLVSKMCPSDVYRVWKRGESLRVDTSLLGFEHMTWQRGRRSFIFKGQGALVMEVDHDRQVVHTETLGLALQEPEALLAAMRPSEEHVASRLTSPIVSTHLDTRNVAFERNKCGIWGWRSEKMETVSGYEAKVYSATNVELVTRTRTEHLSDQDKSRSKGGKTPFQSFLGMAQQHASHNGAPVQQAASPTNPTAISPDEYFDPNFSLESRNIGRPIEMSSKVQRFKATLWLSEEHPLSLGDQVTPIIDLMAISNAHFAKLRDFITLRLPPGFPVKIEIPLFHVLNARITFSNLCGCDEPLSSVWVPAPGSAVTNSGSPVPCEVDPAVFEVPEGYSVLGAERSEPLRDEDDDLLQFAIQQSLLEAGTEAEQVTVWEALTNTRPGTHPPPQATAYEEQLQLERALQESLRMSAEPRAPGSPHRTPPAPAAPSFEEQLRLALELSSREQEERERRGQQEEEDLQRILRLSLTEH; encoded by the exons ATGGCCGGCCCGGGCCCCACCTTCCCGCTGCACCGGCTCGTCTGGGCGAACCGGCACCGCGAACTGGAGGCCGCCCTGCACAGCCGCCAG CACGACATTGAACAGGAGGACCCCCGGGGGCGCACCCCTCTGGAGCTGGCTGTGTCCCTAGGGAACCTGGAGTCTGTGAGAGTCCTCCTTCGACACAATGCCAACGTGGGCAAAGAGAGCTGCCAGGGCTGGGCAG TCCTGCAGGAGGCAGTCAGCACTGGGGACCCCGAGATGGTGCAGCTGGTGCTCCAGTATCGGGACTATCAGAGGGCCACACAGAGGCTGGCTGGCATTCCAGAATTGCTCAACAAACTCCGCCAG GCCCCCGATTTCTACGTGGAGATGAAGTGGGAGTTCACCAGCTGGG TTCCCCTTGTGTCCAAGATGTGCCCCAGCGATGTGTACCGTGTGTGGAAGCGGGGTGAGAGCCTGAGGGTGGACACTAGTCTCTTGGGCTTCGAGCACATGACCTGGCAACGTGGCCGGAGAAGCTTCATCTTCAAGGGCCAGG GTGCCCTGGTGATGGAAGTGGACCACGACCGGCAGGTGGTGCACACAGAGACGCTGGGGCTCGCCCTGCAGGAGCCTGAAGCACTGCTGGCCGCCATGCGGCCCAGTGAGGAGCATGTAGCCAGTCGCCTCACCTCTCCTATCGTCTCCACCCACCTGGACACTCGAAATGTGGCCTTTGAGAG GAACAAATGTGGCATCTGGGGCTGGCGGTCTGAGAAGATGGAAACCGTGAGCGGCTACGAGGCCAAG GTTTACAGTGCCACAAATGTGGAGCTGGTGACACGCACGCGCACGGAGCACCTCTCTGATCAGGACAAGTCAAGAAGCAAAG GGGGGAAGACTCCGTTCCAGTCCTTCCTCGGGATGGCCCAGCAGCACGCCTCCCACAATGGG GCTCCTGTGCAGCAGGCAGCCAGCCCCACCAACCCGACAGCCATTTCCCCCGATGAATACTTTGACCCCAACTTCAGCCTGGAGTCTCGGAACATCGGCCGCCCCATCGAGATGTCCAGCAAAGTGCAGAG ATTCAAGGCAACACTGTGGTTGAGTGAGGAGCACCCACTCTCCCTGGGTGACCAGGTGACGCCCATCATTGACCTGATGGCCATCAGCAACGCTCACTTTGCCAAGCTGCGGGACTTCATCACCCTCCGCCTCCCCCCTGGCTTCCCCGTCAAGATTG AGATTCCCCTTTTCCATGTGCTCAATGCCCGCATCACCTTCAGCAACCTGTGTGGCTGTGATGAGCCCCTGAGCTCGGTGTGGGTGCCGGCCCCCGGCTCTGCCGTGACCAATTCAG GGAGCCCCGTCCCGTGCGAAGTGGATCCCGCGGTGTTTGAGGTGCCGGAGGGGTACAGTGTGCTGGGGGCGGAGCGCAGCGAGCCCCTCCGCGACGAGGATGACGACCTGCTGCAGTTCGCCATCCAGCAGAGCCTGCTTGAGGCGGGCACGGAGGCGGAGCAG GTGACTGTCTGGGAAGCCCTGACCAACACACGGCCTGGCACCCACCCTCCCCCCCAAGCCACAGCCTATGAGGAGCAGCTTCAGCTGGAGCG GGCCCTCCAGGAAAGCTTGAGGATGTCCGCGGAGCCCAGGGCCCCGGGATCCCCGCACAGGacgcccccagccccagccgccCCAAGCTTTGAGGAGCAGCTACGCCTGGCCCTGGAGTTGTCCTCGCGAGAACAGGAGGAGCGGGAGCGGCgagggcagcaggaggaggaagacttGCAGCGGATCCTGCGCCTCTCACTCACAGAGCACTGA
- the ANKRD13D gene encoding ankyrin repeat domain-containing protein 13D isoform X1: MAGPGPTFPLHRLVWANRHRELEAALHSRQHDIEQEDPRGRTPLELAVSLGNLESVRVLLRHNANVGKESCQGWAVLQEAVSTGDPEMVQLVLQYRDYQRATQRLAGIPELLNKLRQAPDFYVEMKWEFTSWVPLVSKMCPSDVYRVWKRGESLRVDTSLLGFEHMTWQRGRRSFIFKGQEAGALVMEVDHDRQVVHTETLGLALQEPEALLAAMRPSEEHVASRLTSPIVSTHLDTRNVAFERNKCGIWGWRSEKMETVSGYEAKVYSATNVELVTRTRTEHLSDQDKSRSKGGKTPFQSFLGMAQQHASHNGAPVQQAASPTNPTAISPDEYFDPNFSLESRNIGRPIEMSSKVQRFKATLWLSEEHPLSLGDQVTPIIDLMAISNAHFAKLRDFITLRLPPGFPVKIEIPLFHVLNARITFSNLCGCDEPLSSVWVPAPGSAVTNSGSPVPCEVDPAVFEVPEGYSVLGAERSEPLRDEDDDLLQFAIQQSLLEAGTEAEQVTVWEALTNTRPGTHPPPQATAYEEQLQLERALQESLRMSAEPRAPGSPHRTPPAPAAPSFEEQLRLALELSSREQEERERRGQQEEEDLQRILRLSLTEH, translated from the exons ATGGCCGGCCCGGGCCCCACCTTCCCGCTGCACCGGCTCGTCTGGGCGAACCGGCACCGCGAACTGGAGGCCGCCCTGCACAGCCGCCAG CACGACATTGAACAGGAGGACCCCCGGGGGCGCACCCCTCTGGAGCTGGCTGTGTCCCTAGGGAACCTGGAGTCTGTGAGAGTCCTCCTTCGACACAATGCCAACGTGGGCAAAGAGAGCTGCCAGGGCTGGGCAG TCCTGCAGGAGGCAGTCAGCACTGGGGACCCCGAGATGGTGCAGCTGGTGCTCCAGTATCGGGACTATCAGAGGGCCACACAGAGGCTGGCTGGCATTCCAGAATTGCTCAACAAACTCCGCCAG GCCCCCGATTTCTACGTGGAGATGAAGTGGGAGTTCACCAGCTGGG TTCCCCTTGTGTCCAAGATGTGCCCCAGCGATGTGTACCGTGTGTGGAAGCGGGGTGAGAGCCTGAGGGTGGACACTAGTCTCTTGGGCTTCGAGCACATGACCTGGCAACGTGGCCGGAGAAGCTTCATCTTCAAGGGCCAGG AGGCAGGTGCCCTGGTGATGGAAGTGGACCACGACCGGCAGGTGGTGCACACAGAGACGCTGGGGCTCGCCCTGCAGGAGCCTGAAGCACTGCTGGCCGCCATGCGGCCCAGTGAGGAGCATGTAGCCAGTCGCCTCACCTCTCCTATCGTCTCCACCCACCTGGACACTCGAAATGTGGCCTTTGAGAG GAACAAATGTGGCATCTGGGGCTGGCGGTCTGAGAAGATGGAAACCGTGAGCGGCTACGAGGCCAAG GTTTACAGTGCCACAAATGTGGAGCTGGTGACACGCACGCGCACGGAGCACCTCTCTGATCAGGACAAGTCAAGAAGCAAAG GGGGGAAGACTCCGTTCCAGTCCTTCCTCGGGATGGCCCAGCAGCACGCCTCCCACAATGGG GCTCCTGTGCAGCAGGCAGCCAGCCCCACCAACCCGACAGCCATTTCCCCCGATGAATACTTTGACCCCAACTTCAGCCTGGAGTCTCGGAACATCGGCCGCCCCATCGAGATGTCCAGCAAAGTGCAGAG ATTCAAGGCAACACTGTGGTTGAGTGAGGAGCACCCACTCTCCCTGGGTGACCAGGTGACGCCCATCATTGACCTGATGGCCATCAGCAACGCTCACTTTGCCAAGCTGCGGGACTTCATCACCCTCCGCCTCCCCCCTGGCTTCCCCGTCAAGATTG AGATTCCCCTTTTCCATGTGCTCAATGCCCGCATCACCTTCAGCAACCTGTGTGGCTGTGATGAGCCCCTGAGCTCGGTGTGGGTGCCGGCCCCCGGCTCTGCCGTGACCAATTCAG GGAGCCCCGTCCCGTGCGAAGTGGATCCCGCGGTGTTTGAGGTGCCGGAGGGGTACAGTGTGCTGGGGGCGGAGCGCAGCGAGCCCCTCCGCGACGAGGATGACGACCTGCTGCAGTTCGCCATCCAGCAGAGCCTGCTTGAGGCGGGCACGGAGGCGGAGCAG GTGACTGTCTGGGAAGCCCTGACCAACACACGGCCTGGCACCCACCCTCCCCCCCAAGCCACAGCCTATGAGGAGCAGCTTCAGCTGGAGCG GGCCCTCCAGGAAAGCTTGAGGATGTCCGCGGAGCCCAGGGCCCCGGGATCCCCGCACAGGacgcccccagccccagccgccCCAAGCTTTGAGGAGCAGCTACGCCTGGCCCTGGAGTTGTCCTCGCGAGAACAGGAGGAGCGGGAGCGGCgagggcagcaggaggaggaagacttGCAGCGGATCCTGCGCCTCTCACTCACAGAGCACTGA
- the ANKRD13D gene encoding ankyrin repeat domain-containing protein 13D isoform X3 codes for MAGPGPTFPLHRLVWANRHRELEAALHSRQHDIEQEDPRGRTPLELAVSLGNLESVRVLLRHNANVGKESCQGWAVLQEAVSTGDPEMVQLVLQYRDYQRATQRLAGIPELLNKLRQAPDFYVEMKWEFTSWVPLVSKMCPSDVYRVWKRGESLRVDTSLLGFEHMTWQRGRRSFIFKGQEAGALVMEVDHDRQVVHTETLGLALQEPEALLAAMRPSEEHVASRLTSPIVSTHLDTRNVAFERNKCGIWGWRSEKMETVSGYEAKVYSATNVELVTRTRTEHLSDQDKSRSKGGKTPFQSFLGMAQQHASHNGAPVQQAASPTNPTAISPDEYFDPNFSLESRNIGRPIEMSSKVQRFKATLWLSEEHPLSLGDQVTPIIDLMAISNAHFAKLRDFITLRLPPGFPVKIEIPLFHVLNARITFSNLCGCDEPLSSVWVPAPGSAVTNSGSPVPCEVDPAVFEVPEGYSVLGAERSEPLRDEDDDLLQFAIQQSLLEAGTEAEQVTVWEALTNTRPGTHPPPQATAYEEQLQLER; via the exons ATGGCCGGCCCGGGCCCCACCTTCCCGCTGCACCGGCTCGTCTGGGCGAACCGGCACCGCGAACTGGAGGCCGCCCTGCACAGCCGCCAG CACGACATTGAACAGGAGGACCCCCGGGGGCGCACCCCTCTGGAGCTGGCTGTGTCCCTAGGGAACCTGGAGTCTGTGAGAGTCCTCCTTCGACACAATGCCAACGTGGGCAAAGAGAGCTGCCAGGGCTGGGCAG TCCTGCAGGAGGCAGTCAGCACTGGGGACCCCGAGATGGTGCAGCTGGTGCTCCAGTATCGGGACTATCAGAGGGCCACACAGAGGCTGGCTGGCATTCCAGAATTGCTCAACAAACTCCGCCAG GCCCCCGATTTCTACGTGGAGATGAAGTGGGAGTTCACCAGCTGGG TTCCCCTTGTGTCCAAGATGTGCCCCAGCGATGTGTACCGTGTGTGGAAGCGGGGTGAGAGCCTGAGGGTGGACACTAGTCTCTTGGGCTTCGAGCACATGACCTGGCAACGTGGCCGGAGAAGCTTCATCTTCAAGGGCCAGG AGGCAGGTGCCCTGGTGATGGAAGTGGACCACGACCGGCAGGTGGTGCACACAGAGACGCTGGGGCTCGCCCTGCAGGAGCCTGAAGCACTGCTGGCCGCCATGCGGCCCAGTGAGGAGCATGTAGCCAGTCGCCTCACCTCTCCTATCGTCTCCACCCACCTGGACACTCGAAATGTGGCCTTTGAGAG GAACAAATGTGGCATCTGGGGCTGGCGGTCTGAGAAGATGGAAACCGTGAGCGGCTACGAGGCCAAG GTTTACAGTGCCACAAATGTGGAGCTGGTGACACGCACGCGCACGGAGCACCTCTCTGATCAGGACAAGTCAAGAAGCAAAG GGGGGAAGACTCCGTTCCAGTCCTTCCTCGGGATGGCCCAGCAGCACGCCTCCCACAATGGG GCTCCTGTGCAGCAGGCAGCCAGCCCCACCAACCCGACAGCCATTTCCCCCGATGAATACTTTGACCCCAACTTCAGCCTGGAGTCTCGGAACATCGGCCGCCCCATCGAGATGTCCAGCAAAGTGCAGAG ATTCAAGGCAACACTGTGGTTGAGTGAGGAGCACCCACTCTCCCTGGGTGACCAGGTGACGCCCATCATTGACCTGATGGCCATCAGCAACGCTCACTTTGCCAAGCTGCGGGACTTCATCACCCTCCGCCTCCCCCCTGGCTTCCCCGTCAAGATTG AGATTCCCCTTTTCCATGTGCTCAATGCCCGCATCACCTTCAGCAACCTGTGTGGCTGTGATGAGCCCCTGAGCTCGGTGTGGGTGCCGGCCCCCGGCTCTGCCGTGACCAATTCAG GGAGCCCCGTCCCGTGCGAAGTGGATCCCGCGGTGTTTGAGGTGCCGGAGGGGTACAGTGTGCTGGGGGCGGAGCGCAGCGAGCCCCTCCGCGACGAGGATGACGACCTGCTGCAGTTCGCCATCCAGCAGAGCCTGCTTGAGGCGGGCACGGAGGCGGAGCAG GTGACTGTCTGGGAAGCCCTGACCAACACACGGCCTGGCACCCACCCTCCCCCCCAAGCCACAGCCTATGAGGAGCAGCTTCAGCTGGAGCGGTGA